In one window of Onychomys torridus chromosome 5, mOncTor1.1, whole genome shotgun sequence DNA:
- the LOC118583536 gene encoding aldo-keto reductase family 1 member C13 isoform X1, whose translation MSSKQQFVKLNDGHFIPALGFGTYKPQEVPKSKSLEATNLAIGVGYHHIDTAFAYQIEEEVGQAIQSKIKAGIVKREDMFITTKLWCTCFRPELVQPSLEKSLKRLQLDYVDLYLMHYPVPMKPGDNDFPVDDQGKVLVDTVDFCVTWEALEKCKDAGLVKSIGVSNFNHRQLERILNKPGLKYKPVCNQVECHLYLNQSKLLDYCKSKDIVLVAYGALGTQRYKEWVDQNSPVLLNDPVLCDVAKKNKRSPALIALRYLLQRGVVPLAQSFKENEMKENLQVFEFQLSPEDMKTLDGLNKNFRYLAADFLAGHPEYPYSEEY comes from the exons ATGAGTTCCAAACAGCAGTTTGTCAAACTAAATGATGGCCACTTCATTCCTGCTCTGGGTTTTGGTACCTATAAACCCCAAGAG GTTCCGAAGAGTAAGTCACTGGAAGCTACAAACCTAGCTATAGGTGTTGGGTACCACCATATTGATACTGCTTTTGCATATCAGATAGAAGAGGAGGTAGGACAGGCCATTCAAAGCAAGATTAAAGCTGGCATTGTAAAGAGAGAAGACATGTTCATCACTACAAAG CTTTGGTGCACTTGCTTTCGGCCAGAGCTGGTCCAGCCTAGTTTGGAAAAATCACTGAAAAGACTTCAACTGGACTATGTTGATCTTTATCTTATGCATTACCCAGTGCCAATGAAA ccaGGGGATAATGATTTTCCAGTAGATGACCAAGGGAAAGTACTGGTGGACACAGTGGATTTCTGTGTCACATGGGAG GCATTGGAGAAGTGTAAGGATGCAGGATTGGTCAAGTCTATTGGGGTGTCCAACTTTAACCACAGGCAGTTAGAGAGAATCCTGAATAAGCCAGGACTCAAGTACAAGCCTGTCTGCAATCAG GTTGAATGTCATCTTTATTTAAACCAGAGTAAGCTGTTGGATTACTGCAAGTCAAAAGACATTGTTCTAGTTGCTTATGGTGCTCTGGGAACCCAACGATATAAAGAATG GGTGGACCAGAACTCTCCAGTTCTCTTGAATGATCCAGTTCTTTGTGATGTGGCAAAAAAGAACAAGCGAAGCCCTGCCCTGATTGCACTTCGATACCTGCTTCAGCGTGGGGTTGTGCCCCTGGCCCAGAgtttcaaagaaaatgagatgAAAGAGAATTTGCAG GTTTTTGAATTCCAGTTGTCTCCTGAGGATATGAAAACCCTAGATGGCCTGAACAAAAATTTCCGATATCTTGCAGCTGACTT tCTTGCTGGCCACCCTGAATATCCATATTCTGAGGAATATTAA
- the LOC118583536 gene encoding aldo-keto reductase family 1 member C13 isoform X2, with protein MSSKQQFVKLNDGHFIPALGFGTYKPQEVPKSKSLEATNLAIGVGYHHIDTAFAYQIEEEVGQAIQSKIKAGIVKREDMFITTKLWCTCFRPELVQPSLEKSLKRLQLDYVDLYLMHYPVPMKVGDNDFPVDDQGKVLVDTVDFCVTWEALEKCKDAGLVKSIGVSNFNHRQLERILNKPGLKYKPVCNQVECHLYLNQSKLLDYCKSKDIVLVAYGALGTQRYKEWVDQNSPVLLNDPVLCDVAKKNKRSPALIALRYLLQRGVVPLAQSFKENEMKENLQVFEFQLSPEDMKTLDGLNKNFRYLAADFLAGHPEYPYSEEY; from the exons ATGAGTTCCAAACAGCAGTTTGTCAAACTAAATGATGGCCACTTCATTCCTGCTCTGGGTTTTGGTACCTATAAACCCCAAGAG GTTCCGAAGAGTAAGTCACTGGAAGCTACAAACCTAGCTATAGGTGTTGGGTACCACCATATTGATACTGCTTTTGCATATCAGATAGAAGAGGAGGTAGGACAGGCCATTCAAAGCAAGATTAAAGCTGGCATTGTAAAGAGAGAAGACATGTTCATCACTACAAAG CTTTGGTGCACTTGCTTTCGGCCAGAGCTGGTCCAGCCTAGTTTGGAAAAATCACTGAAAAGACTTCAACTGGACTATGTTGATCTTTATCTTATGCATTACCCAGTGCCAATGAAAGTAG GGGATAATGATTTTCCAGTAGATGACCAAGGGAAAGTACTGGTGGACACAGTGGATTTCTGTGTCACATGGGAG GCATTGGAGAAGTGTAAGGATGCAGGATTGGTCAAGTCTATTGGGGTGTCCAACTTTAACCACAGGCAGTTAGAGAGAATCCTGAATAAGCCAGGACTCAAGTACAAGCCTGTCTGCAATCAG GTTGAATGTCATCTTTATTTAAACCAGAGTAAGCTGTTGGATTACTGCAAGTCAAAAGACATTGTTCTAGTTGCTTATGGTGCTCTGGGAACCCAACGATATAAAGAATG GGTGGACCAGAACTCTCCAGTTCTCTTGAATGATCCAGTTCTTTGTGATGTGGCAAAAAAGAACAAGCGAAGCCCTGCCCTGATTGCACTTCGATACCTGCTTCAGCGTGGGGTTGTGCCCCTGGCCCAGAgtttcaaagaaaatgagatgAAAGAGAATTTGCAG GTTTTTGAATTCCAGTTGTCTCCTGAGGATATGAAAACCCTAGATGGCCTGAACAAAAATTTCCGATATCTTGCAGCTGACTT tCTTGCTGGCCACCCTGAATATCCATATTCTGAGGAATATTAA